Proteins encoded together in one Penaeus vannamei isolate JL-2024 chromosome 9, ASM4276789v1, whole genome shotgun sequence window:
- the LOC113805307 gene encoding synaptophysin isoform X1: MEVLHQEETQPMPMQYEQQPPPVYMEQPKNPIQGILANLNTRVLKEPRGFMKILQFVFGISAFATTTSFSTKFSFVMNCPNKTLPVSGIVDYPFAVDSMNQMIPRCDGTMQKLYVSGDFSSDAEFYVAVGVLAFLYIIGAVALYCYFSHMYENNPLVPLVDCASHVLFAILWLAGSSAWANSLTNLGMATSVNNIIGENPDLCKPKMCIGDREPNYAKLVISVILGFLNVFLWASNLWFLYKETHYFKAKTQNQADGTNPMGAA, translated from the exons ATGGAG GTTCTTCATCAAGAGGAAACTCAG CCTATGCCAATGCAGTATGAGCAACAG CCTCCTCCTGTTTACATGGAGCAACCCAAAAATCCCATACAG gGTATATTGGCAAACCTCAATACGAGAGTATTAAAAGAGCCGCGAGGGTTCATGAAGATCTTGCAGTTC gTATTTGGTATAAGTGCTTTTGCAACAACCACTAGTTTTAGCACAAAATTCTCCTTTGTGATGAATTGTCCAAACAAAACCCTGCCAGTATCTGGAATTGTAGACTATCCGTTTGC AGTTGATTCAATGAACCAGATGATCCCGAGATGTGATGGGACCATGCAGAAATTGTATGTAAGTGGAGACTTTTCATCTGATGCAGAATTCTACGTGGCAGTTGGAGTGCTGGCCTTCCTCTACATCATTGGGGCTGTGGCTCTCTATTGTTATTTCAGCCACATGTATGAAAACAATCCTCTTGTGCCACTGGTG GATTGTGCTTCCCATGTTTTGTTTGCCATCTTGTGGCTGGCAGGAAGCAGTGCTTGGGCCAACAGTCTTACCAACCTAGGAATGGCTACAAGTGTCAATAACATCATAGGAGAAAATCCAGACCTCTGTAAACCCAAGATGTGCATTGGTGACAGGGAACCCAATTATGCAAAGCTAGTCATATCTGTG ATTCTTGGATTTTTGAATGTGTTCCTGTGGGCAAGCAACCTGTGGTTCCTGTACAAAGAAACTCACTACTTCAAGGCCAAGACGCAGAACCAGGCAGATGGTACTAACCCCATGGGAGCTGCTTGA
- the LOC113805307 gene encoding synaptophysin isoform X2, producing MEPMPMQYEQQPPPVYMEQPKNPIQGILANLNTRVLKEPRGFMKILQFVFGISAFATTTSFSTKFSFVMNCPNKTLPVSGIVDYPFAVDSMNQMIPRCDGTMQKLYVSGDFSSDAEFYVAVGVLAFLYIIGAVALYCYFSHMYENNPLVPLVDCASHVLFAILWLAGSSAWANSLTNLGMATSVNNIIGENPDLCKPKMCIGDREPNYAKLVISVILGFLNVFLWASNLWFLYKETHYFKAKTQNQADGTNPMGAA from the exons ATGGAG CCTATGCCAATGCAGTATGAGCAACAG CCTCCTCCTGTTTACATGGAGCAACCCAAAAATCCCATACAG gGTATATTGGCAAACCTCAATACGAGAGTATTAAAAGAGCCGCGAGGGTTCATGAAGATCTTGCAGTTC gTATTTGGTATAAGTGCTTTTGCAACAACCACTAGTTTTAGCACAAAATTCTCCTTTGTGATGAATTGTCCAAACAAAACCCTGCCAGTATCTGGAATTGTAGACTATCCGTTTGC AGTTGATTCAATGAACCAGATGATCCCGAGATGTGATGGGACCATGCAGAAATTGTATGTAAGTGGAGACTTTTCATCTGATGCAGAATTCTACGTGGCAGTTGGAGTGCTGGCCTTCCTCTACATCATTGGGGCTGTGGCTCTCTATTGTTATTTCAGCCACATGTATGAAAACAATCCTCTTGTGCCACTGGTG GATTGTGCTTCCCATGTTTTGTTTGCCATCTTGTGGCTGGCAGGAAGCAGTGCTTGGGCCAACAGTCTTACCAACCTAGGAATGGCTACAAGTGTCAATAACATCATAGGAGAAAATCCAGACCTCTGTAAACCCAAGATGTGCATTGGTGACAGGGAACCCAATTATGCAAAGCTAGTCATATCTGTG ATTCTTGGATTTTTGAATGTGTTCCTGTGGGCAAGCAACCTGTGGTTCCTGTACAAAGAAACTCACTACTTCAAGGCCAAGACGCAGAACCAGGCAGATGGTACTAACCCCATGGGAGCTGCTTGA
- the LOC113805307 gene encoding synaptophysin isoform X3: MEGILANLNTRVLKEPRGFMKILQFVFGISAFATTTSFSTKFSFVMNCPNKTLPVSGIVDYPFAVDSMNQMIPRCDGTMQKLYVSGDFSSDAEFYVAVGVLAFLYIIGAVALYCYFSHMYENNPLVPLVDCASHVLFAILWLAGSSAWANSLTNLGMATSVNNIIGENPDLCKPKMCIGDREPNYAKLVISVILGFLNVFLWASNLWFLYKETHYFKAKTQNQADGTNPMGAA, from the exons ATGGAG gGTATATTGGCAAACCTCAATACGAGAGTATTAAAAGAGCCGCGAGGGTTCATGAAGATCTTGCAGTTC gTATTTGGTATAAGTGCTTTTGCAACAACCACTAGTTTTAGCACAAAATTCTCCTTTGTGATGAATTGTCCAAACAAAACCCTGCCAGTATCTGGAATTGTAGACTATCCGTTTGC AGTTGATTCAATGAACCAGATGATCCCGAGATGTGATGGGACCATGCAGAAATTGTATGTAAGTGGAGACTTTTCATCTGATGCAGAATTCTACGTGGCAGTTGGAGTGCTGGCCTTCCTCTACATCATTGGGGCTGTGGCTCTCTATTGTTATTTCAGCCACATGTATGAAAACAATCCTCTTGTGCCACTGGTG GATTGTGCTTCCCATGTTTTGTTTGCCATCTTGTGGCTGGCAGGAAGCAGTGCTTGGGCCAACAGTCTTACCAACCTAGGAATGGCTACAAGTGTCAATAACATCATAGGAGAAAATCCAGACCTCTGTAAACCCAAGATGTGCATTGGTGACAGGGAACCCAATTATGCAAAGCTAGTCATATCTGTG ATTCTTGGATTTTTGAATGTGTTCCTGTGGGCAAGCAACCTGTGGTTCCTGTACAAAGAAACTCACTACTTCAAGGCCAAGACGCAGAACCAGGCAGATGGTACTAACCCCATGGGAGCTGCTTGA